The proteins below come from a single Eubacterium limosum genomic window:
- the rplK gene encoding 50S ribosomal protein L11 translates to MAKKVIGLIKLQIPAGKATPAPPVGPALGQHGVNIMGFCKEFNAKTANEAGMIIPVVITVYQDHSFTFITKTPPAAVLLKKAAGIDKASGVPNKTKVAKISQDQVREIATLKMPDLNAANVESAMRMIAGTARSMGITVEE, encoded by the coding sequence ATGGCAAAAAAAGTAATTGGTCTCATCAAGTTACAGATTCCTGCAGGTAAAGCTACTCCAGCTCCACCGGTTGGTCCGGCTCTGGGTCAGCATGGTGTAAATATCATGGGATTCTGTAAAGAATTTAACGCTAAAACAGCAAATGAAGCAGGTATGATTATCCCGGTAGTAATTACCGTATATCAGGATCATTCCTTCACATTTATCACAAAAACTCCACCGGCAGCCGTTTTACTCAAGAAGGCAGCAGGGATTGATAAAGCTTCCGGCGTACCAAACAAAACAAAAGTTGCAAAAATTTCTCAGGACCAGGTCCGCGAAATCGCAACCTTAAAAATGCCTGACCTTAATGCAGCCAATGTTGAATCAGCTATGAGAATGATCGCTGGTACAGCACGCAGCATGGGTATCACTGTAGAAGAATAA
- the rplA gene encoding 50S ribosomal protein L1: protein MKRGKKYQDNLKSFDKAELFDLDAAVAQVKKMATANFDESIEMHIKLGVDSRHADQQVRGAIVLPNGTGNTVKVLVVAKGDKLKEAEEAGADFFGEDEIIDKIQKENWFDFDVMIATPDMMGKVGRLGRVLGPKGLMPNPKSGTVTMDIAKAVQDTKAGKVEYRLDKTNIIHVIIGKASFTEEQLMQNMTTLLETIKKAKPAAAKGQYFRSVTVASTMSPGVKINTAKI, encoded by the coding sequence ATGAAACGAGGAAAGAAATATCAGGACAATTTAAAAAGTTTTGATAAAGCTGAATTATTTGACCTTGATGCCGCAGTGGCACAGGTTAAAAAAATGGCTACCGCTAACTTTGATGAAAGTATTGAAATGCACATCAAACTCGGCGTTGACTCCCGTCATGCGGACCAGCAGGTTCGTGGCGCCATTGTACTGCCGAATGGTACTGGTAATACCGTAAAAGTTTTAGTTGTTGCCAAAGGTGACAAACTAAAAGAAGCGGAAGAAGCCGGTGCAGATTTCTTTGGCGAAGATGAAATTATTGATAAAATCCAAAAAGAAAATTGGTTTGATTTTGATGTTATGATTGCTACACCAGATATGATGGGCAAGGTTGGTCGTTTGGGTCGTGTTTTAGGTCCAAAAGGCTTAATGCCAAACCCGAAATCCGGTACAGTAACCATGGATATCGCAAAAGCTGTCCAGGATACCAAAGCTGGTAAAGTTGAATACCGTCTGGATAAGACAAACATTATCCACGTCATCATCGGTAAGGCTTCCTTTACAGAAGAACAGCTCATGCAGAACATGACCACTCTTCTGGAAACCATCAAAAAAGCAAAACCAGCAGCTGCAAAAGGTCAGTACTTCAGAAGTGTTACCGTTGCAAGCACAATGAGCCCTGGTGTAAAAATTAATACAGCAAAAATCTGA
- the rplJ gene encoding 50S ribosomal protein L10 — translation MPNIEAKQAIVQEIADKMKNAQGTVVVDYRGLNVEEVTELRKKARENNIDYKVYKNSMMRFAAKEAGVEGLLDVLVGPTAIAFCEDDPVAPAKLINDFAGEHKALEIKAGVVEGKVLDVAGVKELAELPPREVLVAKVLGGLNAPISGFANVLNANLKGLVVALNAIAEQKGAEA, via the coding sequence ATGCCAAATATTGAAGCAAAACAAGCTATCGTGCAGGAAATTGCCGATAAAATGAAAAATGCACAGGGTACAGTCGTTGTTGACTATCGTGGCTTAAACGTAGAAGAAGTGACCGAATTAAGAAAAAAAGCCAGAGAAAACAACATCGATTATAAAGTTTATAAAAACTCTATGATGCGTTTTGCAGCGAAAGAAGCAGGCGTAGAAGGCTTACTGGATGTTCTGGTTGGACCAACAGCCATCGCATTCTGTGAAGATGATCCGGTTGCTCCGGCTAAACTGATCAACGACTTTGCTGGAGAACACAAAGCTTTAGAAATTAAAGCAGGTGTTGTCGAAGGTAAGGTTTTAGATGTAGCTGGTGTTAAAGAATTAGCCGAATTACCGCCACGCGAAGTATTGGTTGCAAAAGTCCTTGGCGGCTTAAACGCACCAATCTCTGGTTTCGCAAATGTACTGAACGCAAACCTGAAGGGTTTAGTTGTCGCTTTAAACGCGATCGCAGAACAAAAAGGCGCAGAGGCTTGA
- the rplL gene encoding 50S ribosomal protein L7/L12, with protein sequence MSEKVTQLIEDVKGLTVLELSELVKALEEEFGVSAAAPVAVAAAPAAGGAAPAAEEKTEFDVVLAAAGDQKIKVIKVVRELTGLGLKEAKAVVDEAPKPLKEGVTKEEADEIKAKIEEVGGSVEVK encoded by the coding sequence ATGAGTGAAAAAGTAACACAGTTAATTGAAGACGTAAAAGGTTTAACCGTATTAGAATTATCTGAATTAGTAAAAGCTTTAGAAGAAGAATTTGGCGTTAGCGCTGCTGCTCCTGTAGCTGTTGCTGCTGCTCCTGCTGCTGGTGGCGCTGCTCCGGCTGCTGAAGAAAAAACTGAATTCGACGTTGTTTTAGCTGCTGCTGGCGACCAGAAAATCAAAGTTATCAAAGTTGTTCGTGAATTAACAGGCTTAGGCTTAAAAGAAGCTAAAGCAGTTGTTGACGAAGCTCCAAAGCCGCTTAAAGAAGGCGTTACTAAAGAAGAAGCTGACGAAATCAAAGCTAAAATTGAAGAAGTTGGCGGTAGCGTAGAAGTTAAATAA
- the proS gene encoding proline--tRNA ligase translates to MGKKQNNQVKEITPMEVDFPQWYTDVISKTELCDYSPVKGFMVIRPYGYAIWENIQKSYDERFKATGHKNMYFPLLIPESLLKKEAEHVEGFAPEVAWVTKGGDKELAEPLCVRPTSETIICSMYAKWLHSYRQLPFLYNQWCSVVRWEKTTRPFLRTSEFLWQEGHTLHETPEEAQEETMQMLNIYREVAEDVMAIPVVVGQKSEKEKFAGAAATYTMEALMHDGQALQSGTSHNLGQHFTKAFDITYLDRNNEQAYPYHTSWGVSTRLIGGIIMVHGDDNGLVLPPRIAPTQLVIIPVAQHKEGVLDKAYELKDILGAEFRVELDDNDSNSPGWKFNQWEMKGVPIRLEIGPRDIENGQCVLARRDTGEKVQVALDDIKEAVRTLLAEIQQNLFDRALKMREEKTSTAVDMDEFKKNLKENPGFIKAMWCEDRACEDKIKDETGASVRCIPFDDEQEVIGEGKCVCCGKPAKKMAYFARAY, encoded by the coding sequence ATGGGTAAAAAACAGAATAATCAGGTTAAAGAAATTACACCGATGGAAGTCGATTTTCCACAATGGTATACAGACGTTATCTCTAAAACAGAGTTGTGCGATTACTCCCCAGTTAAGGGCTTTATGGTCATCCGCCCTTATGGCTACGCCATCTGGGAAAACATTCAGAAGTCCTATGACGAACGCTTTAAAGCGACCGGTCATAAAAATATGTACTTCCCACTGCTGATTCCGGAAAGCCTGCTGAAAAAAGAAGCAGAGCACGTTGAGGGCTTTGCGCCTGAGGTTGCCTGGGTCACTAAGGGCGGCGACAAAGAGCTGGCAGAGCCCCTCTGTGTGCGCCCAACCTCCGAAACCATCATCTGCAGCATGTACGCAAAATGGCTGCATTCCTACAGACAGCTGCCATTTTTATACAACCAGTGGTGCTCTGTAGTGCGCTGGGAAAAAACCACAAGACCCTTCCTGAGAACCTCTGAATTCCTATGGCAGGAAGGCCATACTCTGCATGAAACCCCAGAGGAAGCACAGGAAGAAACCATGCAGATGCTAAACATCTACCGTGAAGTGGCAGAAGATGTTATGGCGATTCCGGTTGTCGTTGGACAGAAAAGCGAAAAAGAAAAATTCGCGGGCGCTGCCGCAACCTATACCATGGAAGCGCTGATGCATGACGGACAGGCTCTGCAGTCCGGTACTTCCCATAACCTCGGACAGCATTTTACCAAGGCCTTTGACATTACCTACCTGGACCGTAATAATGAACAGGCTTACCCATACCACACCTCCTGGGGCGTATCCACCCGTCTGATCGGGGGTATCATTATGGTGCACGGCGACGACAACGGACTGGTTCTGCCGCCGCGCATCGCGCCGACACAGCTGGTCATTATCCCTGTTGCCCAGCACAAGGAAGGCGTTCTGGATAAAGCCTACGAGCTCAAGGACATTCTAGGCGCAGAATTCCGTGTTGAGCTGGACGATAACGACAGCAACTCCCCAGGCTGGAAATTTAACCAGTGGGAAATGAAAGGTGTGCCGATCCGTCTGGAAATCGGACCGCGCGATATTGAAAACGGACAGTGCGTCCTGGCCCGCCGCGATACCGGCGAAAAGGTACAGGTAGCTTTGGATGACATCAAAGAAGCAGTACGTACCCTGCTTGCCGAAATTCAGCAGAACCTGTTCGATCGTGCCCTTAAGATGCGCGAGGAAAAAACCTCGACCGCAGTGGATATGGACGAGTTTAAGAAAAACCTCAAGGAAAACCCAGGCTTCATCAAAGCCATGTGGTGTGAAGACCGCGCCTGCGAAGACAAGATCAAAGACGAAACCGGCGCCAGTGTCCGCTGTATTCCATTCGACGATGAGCAGGAAGTGATCGGTGAGGGCAAATGCGTCTGCTGTGGCAAGCCAGCGAAAAAAATGGCATACTTCGCCCGCGCATACTAA
- a CDS encoding zinc ribbon domain-containing protein: protein MAYCPKCGVEVDNNVKNCPLCDFPIPDIGEEPKGEKRYPLAVNTYPQEHQEKKNRIFYALEIIVAAVFLINMVLYWFIPFNPTITQIIMISSVSLALYLMFCFNYLPALVNLLGCYFTTLLLGSIIYVIVGGSGDWFVNYAMPIVTILFIDILIFGIIYKKNRHRNQFIYAPVFLIAFSATLCLGIDGVISYNILGHLRFTWSLIVAISGICIIALLMGIYHGVPDRTKAYLKKKLHV from the coding sequence ATGGCCTATTGTCCAAAATGCGGTGTTGAGGTCGATAATAACGTCAAAAACTGCCCGCTGTGCGATTTTCCAATACCCGATATCGGCGAGGAGCCAAAGGGCGAAAAGCGCTATCCCCTGGCGGTCAACACCTATCCGCAGGAACATCAGGAGAAGAAGAACCGGATTTTTTACGCCCTGGAAATTATTGTGGCGGCAGTATTTTTAATTAATATGGTGTTATACTGGTTTATCCCTTTTAATCCGACCATTACTCAGATCATTATGATATCATCCGTTTCCCTGGCGCTGTATCTGATGTTTTGCTTTAATTATCTGCCAGCGCTGGTGAACCTTTTGGGCTGTTATTTTACCACGCTGCTCCTGGGTTCTATTATTTATGTGATTGTGGGCGGTTCGGGAGACTGGTTTGTAAATTACGCCATGCCAATCGTGACGATTCTTTTTATCGACATTCTCATTTTTGGTATCATCTATAAAAAGAACCGTCACCGAAATCAATTCATCTACGCGCCAGTGTTTTTGATTGCTTTCAGCGCTACACTGTGCCTGGGGATTGACGGTGTGATTTCCTATAACATTCTGGGGCACCTGCGCTTTACCTGGTCCCTGATCGTGGCGATCTCCGGCATCTGCATTATCGCCCTGCTCATGGGGATTTACCACGGCGTGCCCGACCGCACCAAGGCATACCTGAAGAAAAAACTGCATGTATAG
- a CDS encoding DUF2284 domain-containing protein: MKRQEKIEARLLEMPLYDYAFFPVKDIIFTQDVRTICAMNDCGMYGRRWVCPPVIGSIEDCIAECQAYEHAFLFSTVTEVADSFDLKACVEARGDHEAITYEVAQIFRQETENPLILSTGCIPCEHCAYPDAPCRHPERAFKTIESHGIMIMQMAAQQGLNYDCGQNIVTYFSLVLYNL; this comes from the coding sequence GTGAAAAGACAAGAAAAAATCGAGGCGCGTCTCCTGGAAATGCCCCTTTACGACTATGCCTTTTTCCCGGTAAAGGATATTATTTTCACACAGGATGTACGCACCATCTGCGCCATGAACGACTGCGGCATGTACGGCAGGCGCTGGGTCTGCCCGCCGGTCATCGGCAGCATTGAGGACTGCATTGCCGAGTGCCAGGCCTATGAGCACGCCTTTCTCTTCTCGACCGTAACCGAGGTGGCAGATTCCTTTGACCTCAAGGCCTGCGTTGAAGCCAGAGGCGACCATGAGGCCATTACCTACGAGGTCGCCCAGATCTTCAGGCAGGAGACCGAAAACCCGCTCATTCTGTCAACAGGCTGCATTCCCTGTGAGCACTGCGCTTACCCAGACGCGCCCTGCCGCCACCCCGAAAGGGCCTTTAAAACCATTGAGAGCCACGGCATTATGATTATGCAGATGGCAGCCCAGCAGGGCCTGAATTACGACTGCGGACAGAACATCGTGACCTACTTTTCACTGGTTTTGTACAATCTTTAG
- a CDS encoding LytR/AlgR family response regulator transcription factor, which translates to MFRIGVCDDEAYFRQVLEKQLMTYLKFYEQKAEVCLFENGSDFLKAAGDQAFNLVFLDIEMEAEETGIKVAESLQKESPDTLVIFVTSHSEYVPRSFRVNAFQYLTKPVKTELITEEIERAMRYIKTQRSRYEINWNGKQYFILIKKIRYVETDKGHNVVVHTIEENYKTKRSLNDVEDDLKPYGFLRIHRSVLINMNFICGKRDKEICIQKKPEEIWLSVSRDRQKTVDAAYISWRRKSSI; encoded by the coding sequence ATGTTCCGTATTGGGGTGTGTGATGATGAAGCTTATTTCCGACAGGTTTTAGAAAAACAGCTGATGACTTATTTAAAATTTTATGAACAGAAAGCAGAAGTTTGCCTTTTTGAAAATGGAAGCGATTTTTTAAAGGCGGCTGGAGATCAGGCCTTTAATCTTGTTTTTCTTGATATTGAGATGGAAGCGGAAGAAACGGGAATAAAAGTAGCTGAAAGTTTACAGAAAGAAAGTCCTGACACACTGGTTATTTTTGTAACCTCTCACAGTGAATATGTTCCGAGATCGTTTCGTGTCAATGCGTTTCAATATTTAACAAAGCCAGTAAAAACAGAGCTTATCACTGAAGAGATTGAAAGGGCAATGCGCTATATAAAAACCCAAAGAAGCCGTTATGAAATCAACTGGAACGGAAAACAATACTTTATTCTAATAAAAAAAATTCGTTATGTGGAGACAGATAAGGGCCATAATGTAGTGGTGCATACTATTGAGGAAAATTATAAAACGAAACGAAGTTTAAATGATGTTGAGGATGATCTGAAGCCTTATGGCTTTCTCCGTATCCATCGCAGTGTTTTAATTAATATGAATTTTATCTGCGGCAAACGAGATAAGGAAATATGTATCCAGAAAAAACCAGAGGAAATTTGGCTGTCTGTCAGCCGTGATAGGCAGAAAACTGTGGATGCCGCCTATATTAGCTGGCGGAGAAAGTCGAGTATATAG
- a CDS encoding sensor histidine kinase — translation MILKLICESMIAGFEVVLIYFWAKAFSDEKAERWQVVVAASVIFILILSVSMISFQPFVLITNATICTFIMLWVMNRRIKINFWLTLCFSTLMFLSETIGGMLYAFIGNVDFNATRFDPLYRLRANIISELVAFTIIRIISVRQRHSFYFPPLRIILQIVVLPLTSILAVVEMGLGQAGAYEIGGIVFNLAIIAGLAMANIFAFYLFEREQLYTEQKQKEALYRQQLEYQKESYRNLTTSQNEVRKIRHDLKNTLTAVSGYLKAGVTEKAEDLLEAMVTDLKKTEQAVYTGYPAVDAVVFAKASRMERDKIPFSKTLILPETLPISEEDLFILLGSALDNAIEACEKIEREGRYVLLKTGFDERRFWIWIENAAKLTEEEQAGRLSTRKADKKSHGLGLLTIQKIVEKYNGMWQIKPEKLKFTLNIEFFL, via the coding sequence ATGATTTTAAAACTGATCTGTGAATCGATGATTGCCGGATTTGAGGTTGTATTGATTTATTTTTGGGCAAAAGCCTTTTCAGATGAAAAGGCTGAGCGCTGGCAGGTGGTGGTGGCCGCGTCTGTCATTTTTATATTGATATTGAGCGTGTCAATGATTAGTTTTCAGCCGTTTGTATTAATAACAAACGCGACTATCTGTACTTTTATTATGCTTTGGGTAATGAACCGGCGAATTAAAATTAATTTTTGGCTGACGCTGTGTTTTTCGACATTAATGTTTCTCAGTGAGACTATTGGCGGGATGCTTTATGCTTTTATTGGGAATGTTGATTTTAACGCGACGCGTTTCGATCCATTGTACCGGCTGCGTGCAAATATTATTTCAGAATTAGTGGCCTTTACGATTATTCGAATTATCAGTGTCCGTCAGCGTCATTCCTTTTATTTTCCACCTTTAAGAATTATATTGCAGATCGTTGTTTTGCCGTTAACGAGCATTCTGGCGGTAGTGGAAATGGGCTTAGGACAGGCCGGTGCCTATGAAATTGGCGGCATTGTATTTAACCTTGCCATCATTGCCGGGCTGGCGATGGCAAATATCTTTGCGTTTTATCTTTTTGAACGGGAACAGCTCTATACCGAACAAAAGCAAAAAGAAGCCCTGTATCGCCAGCAGCTTGAATACCAGAAGGAATCCTACCGGAATTTGACCACTTCGCAAAATGAAGTTCGAAAAATCCGCCACGACTTAAAAAATACTTTAACGGCCGTTTCCGGCTATCTGAAAGCTGGAGTGACAGAAAAGGCCGAGGATCTGCTGGAAGCAATGGTAACGGATTTGAAAAAAACAGAGCAAGCTGTTTATACGGGCTATCCGGCGGTGGACGCGGTCGTTTTTGCCAAAGCCAGCCGGATGGAACGGGACAAAATTCCTTTTTCGAAAACGTTGATCTTGCCCGAAACGCTGCCAATCAGCGAGGAGGATCTTTTTATTCTTTTAGGTTCAGCTTTGGATAACGCCATTGAGGCCTGCGAAAAGATCGAAAGGGAAGGACGGTATGTCCTGCTGAAAACAGGTTTTGATGAACGTCGCTTTTGGATCTGGATTGAAAACGCCGCAAAGCTGACCGAGGAGGAACAGGCAGGCCGTTTGTCGACCCGTAAGGCTGATAAAAAAAGCCATGGATTAGGCCTGTTGACCATACAGAAAATCGTGGAGAAATACAACGGTATGTGGCAGATAAAGCCGGAAAAACTTAAATTTACGTTGAATATTGAGTTTTTTCTTTAG
- a CDS encoding cyclic lactone autoinducer peptide encodes MKKKLMEYAFKYGSMISALALMIGVSAGGAACWGWQYQPKEPEGMRKFKRNLD; translated from the coding sequence ATGAAAAAGAAATTAATGGAGTATGCGTTTAAGTATGGCAGTATGATTTCAGCCCTGGCTTTGATGATCGGTGTTTCCGCTGGAGGTGCAGCCTGTTGGGGATGGCAGTATCAGCCAAAAGAGCCAGAAGGGATGAGGAAGTTTAAGAGAAATTTGGATTGA
- a CDS encoding lipoprotein: protein MKKIFILFISIMVLLSVTACSITGKIDEPKWPDETTKEYIEKVENELN, encoded by the coding sequence ATGAAAAAAATATTTATATTGTTTATTTCGATTATGGTTCTTTTATCTGTAACAGCTTGTAGTATTACAGGCAAAATAGATGAACCCAAATGGCCCGATGAAACAACAAAGGAATATATTGAAAAAGTAGAAAATGAGCTAAATTAA
- a CDS encoding ABC transporter ATP-binding protein, which produces MQSIIQIEKASKTFKDKSVFKDVNISIQKGSCIGFSGYNGCGKSVLLKCICGFSLLNQGRIICNNKTINKDIDFIQDTGIIIETPEFINDLTGYKNLKIIAEIRNVIDDKDILKTMEILDLEKDKDKKVGKYSLGMKQKLRIAQAIMEKPKILILDEPTNGLDKRSVVIVREILKKFIKKGGTLVMTSHNKEDMDILCDQVYEYDNYNFYMKSK; this is translated from the coding sequence ATGCAATCAATTATTCAAATAGAAAAAGCATCAAAGACTTTTAAAGATAAAAGCGTTTTTAAGGATGTTAATATTTCAATACAAAAAGGAAGTTGTATAGGTTTTTCTGGGTACAATGGATGCGGTAAAAGCGTTCTCTTGAAATGCATTTGTGGATTTTCGTTACTAAACCAAGGAAGAATTATATGTAACAACAAGACAATTAATAAGGATATAGATTTTATTCAAGATACTGGGATAATTATCGAAACTCCAGAATTTATAAACGACCTGACAGGCTATAAAAATTTAAAAATTATAGCGGAAATTCGGAATGTAATAGACGATAAAGATATCCTGAAAACAATGGAAATTCTCGACTTAGAAAAAGATAAAGATAAGAAAGTTGGTAAGTATTCCCTTGGTATGAAGCAAAAGTTAAGAATTGCACAAGCAATTATGGAAAAACCTAAAATTTTAATCCTTGATGAACCTACAAATGGATTAGACAAAAGAAGCGTTGTAATCGTTCGGGAAATTTTAAAAAAATTTATAAAAAAGGGGGGAACTCTAGTGATGACAAGCCACAATAAAGAAGACATGGACATTCTATGTGATCAAGTCTATGAGTATGATAATTATAATTTTTATATGAAGAGTAAATGA
- a CDS encoding accessory gene regulator ArgB-like protein has product MIHNLSQKLTSTFIHHRIIDAEDREVYIYSFELLLSAVVNLAVVVLLICLTGQVWGGVGFVLAFLVLRQSAGGYHASSHFFCILSFTVIFLVFLAVIIFLPPLYYLPVILGALIIGIPVIVLTAPVAHENKPLTGAERARLSRLAKLTVVVLTALIMTGWYLAPWNAAPAGAALGLLTVALSSLAALYQKRKRD; this is encoded by the coding sequence ATGATCCACAACCTATCCCAAAAACTAACGTCCACCTTCATCCACCACCGCATCATTGACGCTGAGGACCGGGAGGTTTATATTTACAGCTTTGAGCTCCTGCTGTCCGCGGTCGTCAATCTGGCGGTGGTGGTGCTTTTAATATGCCTCACCGGGCAGGTGTGGGGTGGCGTGGGTTTTGTTTTGGCCTTTCTGGTGCTCCGGCAGTCCGCGGGAGGGTATCACGCGTCCTCACATTTTTTCTGTATCCTGAGCTTTACGGTCATTTTTTTGGTGTTTCTGGCAGTGATCATTTTTCTGCCGCCGCTTTACTATCTGCCGGTTATTCTGGGGGCCTTAATCATCGGTATACCCGTCATTGTGCTCACAGCGCCGGTGGCCCATGAGAACAAGCCGCTGACCGGGGCGGAGCGCGCGCGCCTGAGCCGTCTGGCAAAGCTGACCGTGGTTGTTTTAACAGCTCTGATCATGACGGGCTGGTACTTGGCGCCTTGGAACGCGGCGCCGGCTGGAGCGGCCCTGGGGCTTCTGACGGTTGCGCTGTCGTCCCTGGCGGCGCTGTATCAAAAGAGAAAGCGGGATTAA
- a CDS encoding replicative helicase loader/inhibitor, which yields MNRNETLKIMAVIKAAYPYYYNNQSEEDLKTVVNLWQGMFEEYEYRLVSGAVRAFIASDTKGFPPSVGMVLDKLRLLTAPRELSEMEAWNQLSRAVKNSAWYAEEEFDKLPEDIRGIVGSPASLREWALMEAGTFHSVIQSNFMRSYRACRGRKRALEELPESVRGMIGELAAQKTLPPEQRRDENASGE from the coding sequence GTGAACCGAAACGAAACACTGAAAATTATGGCTGTCATCAAGGCAGCCTATCCCTATTATTACAATAACCAGTCGGAGGAGGACCTGAAAACTGTGGTCAACCTCTGGCAGGGGATGTTTGAGGAGTATGAGTACAGACTGGTATCCGGTGCGGTACGGGCCTTTATCGCCAGTGACACTAAGGGTTTTCCGCCCTCTGTGGGCATGGTTCTGGACAAGCTGAGGCTGCTCACCGCGCCGCGTGAGCTCTCGGAAATGGAGGCCTGGAACCAGCTTTCCAGGGCGGTTAAAAATTCGGCCTGGTACGCCGAGGAGGAATTCGACAAGCTGCCGGAGGATATCCGCGGCATTGTGGGCTCTCCGGCCAGCCTCCGGGAGTGGGCATTGATGGAGGCGGGCACCTTCCACTCGGTCATTCAGTCCAATTTCATGCGCAGCTACCGGGCCTGCCGGGGGCGTAAACGCGCCCTTGAGGAGCTTCCGGAAAGTGTGCGCGGCATGATCGGGGAGCTGGCCGCTCAGAAAACCCTGCCGCCTGAGCAGAGGAGGGATGAAAATGCAAGTGGTGAATGA
- a CDS encoding RNA polymerase sigma factor, with amino-acid sequence MQVVNEQDNQAEILRFIEMAKRGDKDMKLAVVNLFKPMAYSMVYRSFYDKEEREEMYQEACLQILEAIEDFDTEKYRHVYFRYYLKNRLRFMISNRIWRIGLEKRRFVYSMDEKTSGVQRGECVKKNQLPSEENTEELAIRGCMTQKVLEVMREKMEQKTYEAVCRHFMEGITYAEIARERGKSRSTVHKQCSRALDRVKRELLGEEDYLRLI; translated from the coding sequence ATGCAAGTGGTGAATGAGCAGGATAACCAGGCTGAGATCCTCCGCTTTATCGAGATGGCTAAGCGGGGCGACAAGGACATGAAGCTGGCAGTGGTCAATCTTTTCAAGCCCATGGCTTACAGCATGGTTTACCGGTCCTTTTATGATAAAGAGGAGCGGGAGGAAATGTACCAGGAGGCCTGCTTGCAGATATTGGAGGCCATTGAGGATTTTGATACGGAAAAGTACCGGCATGTGTATTTCCGGTATTACCTTAAAAACCGTCTGCGGTTTATGATTTCAAACCGGATTTGGCGCATTGGACTTGAGAAAAGGCGGTTTGTCTATTCGATGGATGAAAAAACATCCGGAGTCCAGAGAGGGGAGTGCGTGAAAAAGAACCAGCTTCCGTCTGAGGAGAATACGGAGGAGCTGGCCATCAGAGGCTGTATGACGCAGAAGGTGCTGGAGGTGATGCGAGAAAAGATGGAGCAGAAAACCTATGAGGCGGTCTGCCGGCATTTCATGGAAGGTATCACCTACGCCGAGATTGCCAGGGAAAGGGGGAAGAGCCGCTCCACTGTCCATAAACAGTGCAGCCGTGCGCTGGACAGGGTGAAGCGGGAACTGCTCGGGGAGGAGGATTATCTGAGACTGATATAA
- a CDS encoding GyrI-like domain-containing protein, whose translation MHYEITELSPRTITGITARNNNFSPGSAEVIGGLWQQLYNGVYLGIPDKVNSRTIALYNHYESDEKGDYDITVGCETAPSAPLPQGLSVQTIPGGRYARFRVQGDVQSAVTDFWQALWQLPLDRRFEADFEEYTGTDPQNMTIDIYISLR comes from the coding sequence ATGCATTACGAAATAACAGAACTGAGCCCAAGAACCATCACCGGCATTACCGCCCGCAATAATAACTTCTCGCCAGGCTCCGCCGAAGTCATCGGCGGCCTCTGGCAGCAGCTGTACAACGGGGTATATTTGGGCATACCCGACAAGGTCAACAGCCGGACCATCGCCCTTTACAACCACTACGAAAGTGACGAAAAAGGCGATTATGACATTACCGTCGGCTGTGAAACAGCCCCCAGCGCACCTCTGCCCCAGGGACTATCTGTCCAGACCATCCCCGGTGGCAGATACGCCCGTTTCCGCGTTCAGGGCGACGTACAGTCCGCCGTCACAGATTTCTGGCAGGCTTTGTGGCAGCTTCCGCTTGACCGTCGCTTTGAGGCCGATTTCGAGGAGTACACTGGCACTGATCCGCAGAACATGACCATTGATATTTATATCAGTCTCAGATAA